From Bifidobacterium longum subsp. longum JCM 1217, one genomic window encodes:
- a CDS encoding carbohydrate ABC transporter permease — translation MTATTKTAKTGVARRADKPKASDAVKRENRTGWAFMAPFGILFALVFILPIIWAIYSSFFRQVTTGGGAYGGGELVDKFVGLQNFQYVITSGNFWAGVGRVVLYTVIQVPVMIIAALALAMLIDSYIVKHITAFRLSYFLPYAIPGVVASIIWVYLYNGQISPIVKGLAAIGIKVNFFGDNVVLGSMANITTWTFTGYNMLIFLAALQAIPHDLYEAARIDGASGFQIAMKIKLPNVRAAALLAMLLSIVGTIQLFNEPQVMSISDPSISKSYTPMMMALNTSQGTLTPGGDGPASAVAIVMALIAGVLAVVYTLVERKVNAE, via the coding sequence ATGACTGCAACAACAAAAACGGCGAAGACGGGGGTCGCCAGGCGTGCCGATAAGCCAAAGGCTTCTGATGCTGTGAAGCGTGAGAATCGTACCGGCTGGGCCTTCATGGCACCGTTTGGCATCCTGTTCGCTCTGGTATTTATTCTTCCCATCATTTGGGCTATTTATTCCAGCTTCTTCCGCCAGGTCACCACGGGCGGTGGCGCATACGGCGGCGGGGAACTGGTCGATAAGTTCGTCGGACTTCAGAACTTCCAATACGTTATTACTTCCGGCAACTTCTGGGCTGGCGTGGGCAGGGTAGTGCTCTACACCGTGATTCAGGTGCCGGTCATGATCATCGCGGCACTTGCTCTGGCAATGCTCATCGATTCCTATATCGTCAAGCACATCACCGCATTCCGTCTGAGCTACTTCCTGCCGTACGCCATTCCGGGCGTGGTCGCATCCATCATCTGGGTGTACCTCTACAACGGCCAGATTTCCCCTATCGTTAAGGGACTTGCCGCCATCGGCATCAAGGTGAACTTCTTCGGCGACAATGTGGTCCTCGGCTCTATGGCCAACATCACGACCTGGACCTTCACCGGCTACAACATGCTGATCTTCCTCGCCGCACTGCAGGCCATTCCGCACGATCTGTACGAGGCCGCACGCATCGATGGCGCCAGTGGCTTCCAGATCGCCATGAAGATCAAGCTGCCGAACGTGCGTGCAGCCGCCCTGCTTGCCATGCTGCTCTCCATCGTCGGCACCATCCAGCTGTTCAACGAGCCGCAGGTGATGTCGATTTCCGATCCGAGCATTTCCAAGTCGTACACGCCAATGATGATGGCCCTCAATACCTCGCAGGGCACGCTGACCCCGGGTGGTGACGGACCTGCATCCGCTGTGGCCATCGTTATGGCACTGATCGCTGGCGTACTCGCCGTGGTCTACACGCTCGTTGAAAGGAAGGTGAACGCAGAATGA
- a CDS encoding ABC transporter substrate-binding protein, producing MVSRNKRIVAAFAAVAAMGMGLAGCGSDTAGDTKTTDDGGVVNITYMHRLPDSEGMTLVNDIVAKWNKQHPDIQVKATKFDGKASDMIKKLETDVKSGEAPDLAQVGYAELPEVFTKGLLQDVTQYAEQYKNDFASGPYSLVQVGGKAYGLPQDTGPLVYFYNKAEFEKLGITEIPQTADEFIAAAKTAAAAGKYIMSYQPDEAGNMISGLAGASGGWYKVKGDSWVVNTETDGSKATADFYQQLLDAKAATTNPRWDPSFDASIKDGSLIGTVAAAWEAPLFMTSSGGTGSGEWQVAQLGDWFGNAGKTGPDGGSAVAVLKNSKHPKEAMEFLDWFNTQVPDLVSQGLVPAATTEDAETPSEWSTFFGGQDIMKEFKTANNNMGDFTYMPGFSAVAAKMNETAAKATDGSGKVADIFSDAQTTSVDTLKNFGLSVSE from the coding sequence ATGGTATCTCGCAATAAGCGCATCGTGGCTGCTTTTGCCGCGGTAGCAGCAATGGGAATGGGCTTGGCCGGTTGCGGCAGCGACACTGCCGGCGACACGAAGACCACCGATGATGGTGGCGTGGTCAACATCACCTACATGCACCGTCTGCCGGATTCCGAGGGCATGACTCTGGTCAACGACATCGTTGCCAAGTGGAATAAGCAGCATCCGGATATTCAGGTCAAGGCCACCAAGTTCGATGGTAAGGCCTCTGACATGATCAAGAAGCTTGAGACCGACGTCAAGTCCGGCGAGGCTCCGGATCTGGCTCAGGTCGGTTACGCCGAGCTGCCTGAGGTCTTCACCAAGGGTCTGCTGCAGGATGTGACCCAGTATGCCGAGCAGTACAAGAACGACTTCGCATCCGGCCCGTACAGCCTGGTTCAGGTTGGCGGCAAGGCTTACGGCCTGCCGCAGGACACCGGCCCGCTGGTTTACTTCTACAACAAGGCTGAGTTCGAGAAGCTCGGCATCACCGAGATTCCGCAGACCGCCGATGAGTTTATCGCCGCTGCCAAGACCGCTGCCGCCGCTGGCAAGTACATCATGTCCTACCAGCCTGATGAGGCCGGCAACATGATCTCCGGTCTGGCTGGCGCCTCCGGTGGTTGGTACAAGGTGAAGGGCGACTCCTGGGTCGTCAACACCGAGACCGATGGCTCCAAGGCAACCGCTGACTTCTACCAGCAGCTGCTCGACGCCAAGGCAGCCACCACCAACCCGCGTTGGGATCCGTCCTTCGATGCATCCATCAAGGATGGCTCGTTGATCGGTACTGTGGCCGCCGCTTGGGAAGCCCCGCTGTTCATGACCTCCTCCGGTGGCACCGGCTCCGGCGAATGGCAGGTCGCTCAGCTCGGTGACTGGTTCGGCAACGCTGGCAAGACCGGCCCTGACGGTGGTTCCGCCGTGGCCGTGCTGAAGAACTCCAAGCACCCGAAGGAAGCAATGGAGTTCCTGGATTGGTTCAACACCCAGGTTCCTGATCTGGTTTCCCAGGGCCTCGTGCCGGCTGCTACCACTGAAGACGCTGAGACTCCTTCCGAGTGGTCCACCTTCTTCGGTGGTCAGGACATCATGAAGGAATTCAAGACCGCTAACAACAACATGGGTGACTTCACCTACATGCCTGGCTTCTCCGCAGTCGCCGCCAAGATGAACGAAACCGCCGCCAAGGCCACCGATGGCTCCGGCAAGGTTGCAGACATCTTCTCCGACGCACAGACCACCTCTGTGGATACGCTGAAGAACTTCGGCCTGTCTGTTTCCGAGTGA
- the serS gene encoding serine--tRNA ligase: MLDIQFIREHTDIVKESQRKRGESVELVDEVLSSDTARREALKAFEEARAQQKEIGKKVASAPADEKAKLIAETKELSQKVSEYKSKADSAAEEYTTAMWKLSNIVEPEAPEGGEDDYVVVKKVGQIRDFAAEGFEPKDHLTLGTGVAGIDMRRGVKVGGSRFYFLRGQVARMQIAMLTMAVDQAEEHGFTLAITPTLVRPEVMRGTGFLNSHADEIYRLREPDDQYLVGTSEVALAGMHENEILDLGNGPLRYCGWSSCYRREAGAAGKDTSGIIRVHQFDKVEMFVYAKQEDSYKEHEHLLAMEQEMLAKVEVPYRIIDTAAGDLGSSAARKFDCEAWVPTQGRYRELTSTSNCTEYQARRLNIRERMEDGGTRPVSTLNGTLATTRWLVAIMENHQQKDGSIEIPKAMRAYMGGKEVIEPTKWEA; encoded by the coding sequence ATGCTTGATATTCAATTCATCCGTGAACACACCGATATCGTCAAGGAATCCCAGCGCAAGCGCGGCGAGTCCGTGGAGCTCGTCGACGAAGTGCTCTCCTCCGACACCGCACGTCGTGAGGCGCTGAAGGCCTTCGAAGAGGCTCGCGCCCAGCAGAAGGAAATCGGCAAGAAGGTCGCCTCCGCCCCGGCGGACGAGAAGGCCAAGCTCATCGCCGAAACCAAGGAACTGTCCCAGAAGGTCTCCGAATACAAGTCCAAGGCCGATTCCGCAGCCGAGGAATACACCACCGCCATGTGGAAGCTCTCCAACATCGTGGAGCCCGAAGCTCCCGAAGGCGGCGAGGATGACTACGTGGTCGTCAAGAAGGTTGGCCAGATTCGCGACTTCGCGGCCGAAGGCTTCGAGCCCAAGGACCACCTGACCCTCGGCACCGGCGTGGCCGGCATCGATATGCGCCGCGGCGTCAAGGTCGGCGGCTCCCGCTTCTATTTCCTGCGTGGCCAGGTGGCCCGCATGCAGATTGCCATGCTCACCATGGCCGTGGACCAGGCCGAAGAGCACGGCTTCACGCTGGCCATCACCCCGACGCTCGTGCGCCCCGAGGTCATGCGCGGCACCGGCTTCCTGAACTCCCACGCCGACGAGATCTACCGTCTGCGCGAGCCCGATGACCAGTACCTGGTCGGCACTTCCGAAGTGGCGCTCGCCGGCATGCACGAGAACGAGATCCTCGACCTCGGCAACGGCCCGCTGCGCTACTGCGGTTGGTCCTCCTGCTACCGCCGCGAGGCCGGTGCCGCAGGCAAGGATACTTCCGGCATCATCCGCGTCCACCAGTTCGACAAGGTGGAGATGTTCGTTTACGCCAAGCAGGAGGACTCCTACAAGGAGCACGAGCACCTGCTGGCCATGGAACAGGAGATGCTCGCCAAGGTCGAGGTGCCCTACCGCATCATCGATACCGCCGCCGGCGACCTCGGTTCCTCCGCCGCCCGTAAGTTCGACTGCGAGGCTTGGGTGCCGACCCAGGGCCGTTACCGCGAGCTCACCTCCACCTCGAACTGCACCGAGTACCAGGCTCGCCGCCTGAACATCCGCGAGCGTATGGAAGACGGCGGCACCCGCCCGGTCTCCACCCTGAACGGCACGTTGGCCACCACCCGTTGGCTGGTCGCTATCATGGAGAACCACCAGCAGAAGGACGGCTCCATCGAGATCCCGAAGGCCATGCGCGCCTACATGGGCGGCAAGGAAGTTATCGAGCCCACGAAGTGGGAGGCCTGA
- a CDS encoding diacylglycerol/lipid kinase family protein has protein sequence MPQPALTVFLIIAAIAIVVVLIAVIVIALRAQRRRKLAQTLEKRRDDEVQYAFIVNPSKPQAEARRLHIQRFCEAKGLNRIRFYDTQLDKDGRVCALEALEDGADVVIAVGGDGTVRTVASAVSGTGHALGIIPIGTGNLFARNMGVPVDDIDAALTVATSHGSRLVDMGRLTLLDHPEDDHGHAFLIIAGIGFDAAMIDDTNPELKANISWLAYFVGGVKNLFAPKFRGTLTVTSADGSTHTIKNLDFRTVMAGNCGQIPMFSLMPAASYDDGLLDFEIIDTTGGILGWANLFGDVVHQTIIGKPEQNPLSTNSTIEQVQGVSAEITLEKPAKAQVDGDMLPETKHIRFSVDHRALIVRVPDASALEKTAQAAASNATSDFAEMTGTLEPIR, from the coding sequence ATGCCTCAGCCTGCCCTCACCGTGTTTCTGATCATCGCCGCAATCGCCATTGTGGTGGTGCTCATCGCCGTCATCGTCATCGCTCTGCGCGCGCAGCGCCGCCGCAAGCTGGCTCAGACGCTGGAGAAGCGCCGGGACGACGAGGTGCAGTACGCCTTCATCGTGAATCCGTCCAAACCGCAGGCCGAAGCCCGCAGGCTGCATATCCAGAGGTTCTGCGAGGCCAAGGGGCTCAATCGCATCCGCTTCTACGACACCCAGCTTGACAAGGACGGCAGGGTCTGCGCGCTTGAGGCGCTGGAGGACGGCGCCGACGTGGTGATCGCGGTCGGCGGCGACGGCACAGTGCGCACGGTGGCGAGCGCCGTCTCCGGCACCGGCCATGCGCTGGGCATCATCCCCATCGGCACCGGCAACCTGTTTGCCCGCAATATGGGCGTTCCCGTGGACGATATCGACGCCGCGCTGACCGTGGCCACCTCCCACGGCTCCCGCCTGGTGGACATGGGCCGTCTCACCCTGCTCGACCACCCGGAGGACGACCACGGCCACGCCTTCCTCATCATCGCCGGCATCGGCTTCGATGCGGCCATGATCGACGACACCAACCCCGAGCTCAAGGCGAACATCAGCTGGCTCGCCTACTTCGTGGGCGGCGTGAAGAACCTGTTCGCGCCGAAGTTCCGCGGCACGCTGACAGTCACCAGCGCCGACGGCTCGACCCACACCATCAAGAATCTCGATTTCCGCACGGTGATGGCCGGCAACTGCGGCCAGATTCCCATGTTCTCGCTGATGCCGGCGGCATCCTATGACGATGGTCTGCTGGACTTCGAAATCATCGACACCACCGGCGGCATCCTCGGCTGGGCCAACCTGTTCGGCGACGTGGTGCACCAGACGATCATCGGCAAGCCCGAACAGAACCCGCTGTCCACGAACTCGACCATCGAACAGGTTCAGGGCGTCAGTGCCGAAATCACATTGGAAAAGCCGGCCAAAGCGCAGGTGGACGGCGACATGCTACCGGAGACCAAACATATTCGTTTCTCAGTGGATCATCGCGCGCTGATCGTGCGCGTACCCGACGCCTCCGCGCTGGAAAAGACCGCACAGGCCGCTGCCTCAAACGCCACCTCGGATTTCGCCGAAATGACCGGCACGCTCGAGCCGATTCGCTGA
- a CDS encoding PRD domain-containing protein: protein MEILRVFNNNVVLAKGGDGGEVILTGRGLGFQAKPGQTVDESKVVRTFVPSDGRDPDHLAQMLADIPPEIIRVVVESMQEAGLGERETGSTTLVMALSDHVANAVERVRRGIDITYPLLGEVSNLYPQEYAQGRAMLASLNARLDVTLPDGEATALAMHLVNAGFATGDLSYTYTMTGVIQQLLDIIDHSYGITLDRSSVNVGRFITHLRYLFVRIHQHQQLTDEPAPVMKVIRESYPAALRCARTIASLLELRLDTDISDDETAYLAMHVARVTGHAS, encoded by the coding sequence ATGGAAATACTGCGAGTGTTCAACAACAACGTCGTGCTCGCCAAAGGCGGCGACGGCGGTGAGGTGATTCTCACCGGCCGTGGACTGGGGTTCCAGGCCAAGCCGGGGCAGACGGTCGACGAGTCGAAAGTCGTGCGCACCTTCGTGCCGTCGGACGGGCGTGACCCGGACCATCTGGCGCAGATGCTGGCGGACATTCCGCCCGAAATCATCCGCGTGGTCGTCGAATCCATGCAGGAAGCCGGACTGGGGGAGCGTGAGACCGGCAGCACCACGCTGGTCATGGCCTTGTCGGATCACGTGGCGAATGCGGTGGAGCGGGTGCGGCGCGGCATCGACATTACCTACCCGCTGCTCGGCGAGGTGAGCAACCTGTACCCGCAGGAATACGCGCAGGGGCGTGCGATGCTCGCATCGCTCAATGCGCGGCTCGACGTCACGCTGCCGGACGGCGAGGCCACCGCGCTTGCCATGCATCTGGTCAACGCCGGCTTCGCCACCGGCGACCTGTCCTATACGTATACGATGACGGGCGTGATCCAGCAACTGCTTGACATTATCGACCACAGCTACGGCATCACGTTGGACCGCAGTTCCGTGAATGTGGGCAGGTTCATCACCCATCTGCGTTACCTGTTCGTACGCATCCACCAGCACCAGCAACTGACGGATGAGCCGGCACCGGTGATGAAGGTGATTCGTGAGTCCTATCCCGCCGCGCTACGATGCGCGCGAACCATCGCCTCCCTGCTCGAACTGCGCCTCGACACGGATATCAGCGACGACGAAACCGCCTATCTGGCAATGCACGTCGCCCGAGTCACCGGCCACGCATCGTAG
- a CDS encoding glucose PTS transporter subunit IIA → MANASNATPAVIAACIVDAVGGSANITNLTHCATRLHFELDDAGQVSQHGLESIPGVLGAFPRTGNRYQVIIGGAVASVYEQIVRMQAARLTPATQLPSAASRPTQSAQSTQSTQSTQSTQSTQSTQSTQSTQSTQSTQSTQSTQSTQPTQPTQSAPNLSDDVAPLRDTDTEQSHGPANTSRHFMPRTIREWGSAARARAAAFFDYLSDSFRPILGVLLGASLVIAIVNVIVALGIVPDGETSTGWILLKAIWEGVFTVLPIMIAYNAAKKLDVDPWLGGAIMAALMTPQFTGVMSGMSGTSVSSALSGAIQCSANAVFGTETCTVSAFGIPIQLNDYGGNVFVPLLMAAVLAVVYHGLKRVIPDSVQLVFVPFLSLVVVFALTILVIGPLGIWLGGGLGAATAWLNAHVPFLFALIIPMLYPFLVPLGLHWPLNALMLMNIQALGYDFVQGPMGVWNFACFGATAGVLVLAVRGKDSAMRQTAVGALLAGLLGGVSELSLYGIHLHHRRVYRWLLAGCAAGGVTSAVLGWLFPSVLPSGQMVRGVTTTAFAFSSLLTIPVFDRMWVYALSIAVAFVMAMVLTVLFGYRTPPRATEAQMVSAGENVRSQDAVRGIGATSSDAESAEDSPSRPASDRTPDSNAILSPVAGRLMNLEATGDPVFASRALGEGVGVVPETTGETAVLAPVSGMLKTVARTGHAFGIKTDGGIEVLVHIGIDTVDMDGEGFAVVVAKGERIAAGEPLATVDFGKVAAAGHSVVVVVTVVNAAELTVVTPLIGDGSGDNNGGDCKTVSAGSPIIDVEQ, encoded by the coding sequence GTGGCGAACGCATCGAACGCAACGCCTGCAGTGATTGCGGCGTGCATCGTTGATGCCGTCGGCGGCTCCGCGAACATCACCAACCTGACCCATTGCGCCACGCGACTGCACTTCGAACTGGACGACGCCGGCCAGGTCAGCCAGCACGGTCTCGAATCCATCCCCGGAGTCCTCGGCGCATTCCCGCGAACCGGCAATCGTTATCAGGTCATCATCGGCGGAGCGGTCGCCTCGGTGTACGAGCAGATCGTTCGGATGCAGGCAGCGCGATTGACTCCGGCAACGCAATTACCATCGGCGGCGTCGCGGCCAACGCAGTCCGCGCAATCCACTCAGTCAACGCAATCCACTCAGTCAACGCAATCCACTCAGTCAACGCAATCCACTCAGTCAACGCAATCCACTCAGTCAACGCAATCCACTCAGTCAACGCAATCCACTCAGCCTACGCAGCCTACGCAGTCCGCGCCGAACCTTTCCGACGACGTCGCACCATTGCGCGATACCGACACCGAGCAGAGTCACGGCCCAGCCAATACATCCCGTCACTTCATGCCTCGTACCATCCGCGAGTGGGGCAGTGCCGCCCGTGCCCGGGCTGCCGCGTTTTTCGACTACCTGTCCGACTCGTTCCGCCCGATTCTGGGCGTGCTACTCGGTGCCTCGCTGGTCATCGCCATCGTCAACGTGATCGTTGCACTCGGCATTGTGCCTGATGGCGAGACGTCCACCGGTTGGATACTACTCAAGGCGATTTGGGAGGGTGTGTTCACCGTTCTGCCGATTATGATCGCCTACAATGCGGCCAAGAAACTGGACGTCGACCCCTGGCTCGGCGGCGCGATTATGGCCGCGCTGATGACCCCGCAGTTTACTGGCGTGATGTCCGGAATGTCCGGGACGTCCGTATCCAGCGCCCTCTCCGGGGCGATTCAATGCTCGGCCAACGCCGTATTCGGCACCGAAACCTGCACCGTGTCGGCGTTCGGCATACCGATTCAACTCAACGACTACGGCGGCAACGTCTTCGTGCCGTTGCTCATGGCTGCCGTGCTCGCCGTGGTCTACCACGGGTTGAAGCGCGTCATTCCCGACAGCGTACAGCTGGTGTTCGTGCCATTCCTCTCACTGGTCGTCGTTTTTGCGCTCACCATACTGGTTATCGGGCCTCTGGGAATATGGCTCGGCGGTGGGCTGGGAGCGGCCACAGCATGGCTTAACGCGCACGTGCCGTTCCTATTCGCGCTCATCATCCCGATGCTCTACCCGTTTCTCGTGCCGCTCGGTCTGCACTGGCCGTTGAATGCCCTGATGCTGATGAACATTCAGGCGCTCGGCTACGATTTCGTCCAAGGTCCGATGGGTGTATGGAACTTTGCCTGCTTCGGTGCCACCGCTGGCGTGCTCGTGCTGGCCGTACGCGGCAAGGATTCGGCCATGCGGCAGACCGCGGTGGGGGCGTTGCTCGCGGGATTGCTGGGTGGCGTTTCGGAACTGAGCCTGTACGGCATCCATCTGCATCACCGCCGCGTCTACCGCTGGCTGCTCGCCGGCTGCGCGGCCGGCGGCGTGACCAGCGCGGTGCTTGGCTGGCTGTTCCCGTCCGTGCTGCCATCCGGTCAGATGGTCCGGGGCGTCACGACTACGGCGTTCGCCTTCTCCTCGTTGCTGACGATTCCGGTGTTTGACAGAATGTGGGTGTACGCGCTGTCCATCGCCGTTGCGTTTGTAATGGCGATGGTGCTGACGGTGCTGTTCGGGTACCGTACGCCGCCGCGCGCCACGGAGGCGCAGATGGTCTCGGCGGGCGAGAACGTACGCTCGCAGGATGCGGTGAGAGGGATTGGCGCGACATCGTCGGATGCGGAGTCTGCGGAAGATTCCCCATCGCGGCCTGCCTCCGATCGGACTCCTGACTCCAACGCCATCCTGTCGCCGGTCGCCGGCCGGTTGATGAATCTGGAAGCGACTGGCGATCCGGTGTTCGCCTCCCGCGCGCTGGGGGAGGGTGTAGGCGTCGTGCCGGAGACGACCGGTGAGACAGCCGTGCTCGCACCGGTCAGTGGCATGCTGAAAACCGTGGCCCGAACCGGCCATGCCTTCGGCATTAAAACCGATGGCGGCATCGAGGTGCTGGTTCATATCGGCATTGACACCGTCGATATGGATGGCGAGGGATTCGCTGTGGTCGTGGCTAAAGGCGAGCGGATCGCGGCGGGAGAGCCACTGGCCACCGTGGATTTCGGCAAAGTCGCGGCGGCCGGGCACAGCGTTGTGGTGGTGGTGACGGTGGTCAACGCCGCTGAACTGACCGTGGTCACGCCGTTGATCGGCGACGGTAGCGGCGACAACAACGGCGGTGACTGCAAAACCGTATCAGCCGGCAGCCCGATCATCGATGTGGAACAATGA
- a CDS encoding sugar porter family MFS transporter, translating to MTTTTASPVSKQTASAAQETGATGAAATAIETIETGVAGVADAATNAAANAIEDLEAAESRGFSTRFPLNSAFIFTFGALGGMLFGFDTGIISGASPLIESDFGLSVSQTGFITSSVLIGSCAGALSIGALSDRFGRKKLLIVSALLFLLGSGLCASSTGFAMMVCARIILGLAVGAASALTPAYLAELAPKERRGSLSTLFQLMVTFGILLAYASNLGFLNHNLFGIRDWRWMLGSALVPAALLLLGGLLLPESPRYLVNKGDTRNAFKVLTLIRKDVDQTQVQIELDEIKAVAAQDTKGGVRELFRIARPALVAAIGIMLFQQLVGINSVIYFLPQVFIKGFGFPEGDAIWVSVGIGVVNFVSTIVATLIMDRFPRKGVLIFGSIVMTVSLAVLAVMNFVGDVAVLAVPTMILIAFYILGFAVSWGPIAWVLIGEIFPLSVRGIGSSFGSAANWLGNFIVSQFFLVLLDAFGNNVGGPFAIFGVFSALSIPFVMRLVPETNGKSLEEIEEEMTKR from the coding sequence ATGACGACGACAACGGCATCACCCGTATCGAAGCAGACGGCATCCGCGGCACAGGAGACCGGCGCAACCGGTGCAGCGGCCACCGCAATCGAAACCATCGAAACCGGCGTGGCCGGGGTGGCGGACGCGGCCACAAACGCGGCAGCAAACGCAATCGAGGACCTCGAAGCCGCCGAATCACGCGGCTTCTCCACGCGCTTCCCGCTCAACAGCGCATTCATCTTCACCTTCGGCGCGCTCGGCGGCATGCTGTTCGGTTTCGACACCGGCATCATCTCCGGCGCCTCCCCGCTTATCGAATCAGACTTCGGCCTGAGCGTCTCCCAGACCGGCTTCATCACCTCCTCGGTGCTGATCGGCTCGTGCGCAGGTGCGTTGTCGATCGGCGCACTGTCTGACCGGTTCGGCCGCAAGAAGCTGCTCATCGTCTCCGCGCTGCTGTTCCTGCTCGGCTCAGGCCTGTGCGCCTCCTCCACCGGATTCGCGATGATGGTGTGCGCCCGCATCATCCTGGGCCTCGCCGTCGGCGCGGCCTCCGCCCTGACCCCGGCGTACTTGGCCGAACTGGCGCCGAAGGAGCGTCGCGGCTCACTGTCCACGCTCTTCCAGCTCATGGTCACCTTCGGCATTCTGCTGGCCTACGCCTCCAACCTCGGATTCCTGAACCACAACCTCTTCGGCATCCGCGACTGGCGCTGGATGCTCGGTTCGGCGCTGGTGCCGGCCGCCTTGTTGCTGCTCGGCGGCCTGCTGCTGCCCGAATCCCCGCGTTATCTGGTGAACAAGGGCGACACCCGCAACGCCTTCAAAGTGCTTACGCTGATTCGCAAGGACGTGGATCAGACCCAGGTGCAGATTGAGCTGGACGAAATCAAGGCCGTGGCCGCACAGGACACCAAGGGTGGCGTGCGCGAACTGTTCCGTATCGCTCGTCCAGCGCTGGTGGCCGCCATTGGCATCATGCTGTTCCAGCAGCTCGTGGGCATCAACTCGGTGATCTACTTCCTGCCGCAGGTGTTCATCAAAGGCTTCGGCTTCCCTGAAGGCGACGCAATCTGGGTGTCGGTGGGCATCGGCGTGGTGAACTTCGTGAGCACCATCGTGGCCACGCTTATCATGGATCGTTTCCCGCGCAAGGGCGTGCTGATCTTCGGTTCCATCGTGATGACCGTTTCGCTCGCAGTGCTCGCCGTGATGAACTTCGTGGGCGACGTGGCCGTGCTGGCCGTGCCGACGATGATTCTCATCGCTTTCTATATCCTCGGCTTTGCGGTCTCGTGGGGCCCGATCGCCTGGGTGCTTATCGGCGAGATCTTCCCGCTGAGCGTGCGCGGCATCGGCTCCTCCTTCGGCTCGGCGGCGAACTGGCTGGGCAACTTCATCGTCTCCCAGTTCTTCCTCGTGCTGCTCGATGCGTTCGGCAACAATGTGGGCGGCCCGTTCGCGATTTTCGGCGTGTTTTCGGCCCTGTCCATCCCGTTCGTGATGCGCTTGGTGCCCGAGACCAACGGCAAGTCGCTGGAGGAAATCGAGGAGGAAATGACCAAGCGCTAG